A region from the Felis catus isolate Fca126 chromosome F1, F.catus_Fca126_mat1.0, whole genome shotgun sequence genome encodes:
- the NAXE gene encoding NAD(P)H-hydrate epimerase has product MRALRALLGFGLLAAGSHLQRVRGPVGVCRARPAWWGTRRPQSGGRGDPALMASPAVKYLSQEEAQAVDEELFNEYQFSVDQLMELAGLSCATAIAKAYPPKSMSRSPPTVLVICGPGNNGGDGLVCARHLKLFGYQPTIYYPKRPNKPLFGALVTQCQKMDIPFLGEMPPEPMLIDELYELVVDAIFGFSFKGDVREPFRSVLGVLSGLTVPIASIDIPSGWDVEKGNSGGIQPDLLISLTAPKKSASHFTGRYHYLGGRFVPPALEKKYQLNLPPYPDTECVYRLQ; this is encoded by the exons ATGAGGGCCCTGCGGGCGCTGCTGGGGTTCGGTCTGCTGGCCGCCGGTTCGCACCTGCAGCGCGTCCGGGGCCCGGTCGGGGTCTGCCGCGCGAGGCCAGCCTGGTGGGGGACGCGGCGGCCGCAGTCGGGCGGCCGCGGGGACCCGGCGCTCATGGCGAGCCCGGCGGTGAAGTACTTGAG CCAGGAGGAGGCCCAGGCCGTGGACGAGGAGCTGTTCAACGAGTACCAGTTCAGCGTGGACCAGCTGATGGAGCTGGCGGGGCTGAGCTGCGCCACAGCCATAGCCAAG GCCTATCCCCCCAAGTCTATGTCCCGGAGCCCCCCCACGGTCCTGGTCATCTGCGGGCCCGGGAATAACGGAGGAGACGGCCTGGTCTGTGCCCGGCACCTCAAGCTGTTT GGCTACCAGCCAACCATCTATTACCCCAAAAGGCCTAACAAGCCACTCTTCGGTGCACTGGTGACCCAGTGCCAGAAAATGGACATCCCCTTCCTTGGTGAAATGCCCCCGGAG CCCATGCTGATCGACGAACTGTACGAGCTGGTAGTGGATGCCATCTTCGGCTTCAGCTTCAAAGGGGACGTCCGGGAGCCATTCCGGAGCGTCCTGGGCGTCCTGAGCGGGCTCACCGTGCCCATTGCGAGTATCGACATTCCCTCAG GATGGGATGTGGAGAAGGGAAATTCTGGAGGGATCCAGCCAGACTTGCTCATCTCCCTGACTGCACCCAAAAAGTCTGCGAGCCACTTCACCGGTCGCTATCACTACCTGGGAGGTCGTTTCGTGCCTCCTGCTCTGGAAAAGAAGTACCAGCTGAACTTGCCGCCCTACCCTGACACGGAGTGTGTCTACCGTCTGCAGTGA
- the TTC24 gene encoding tetratricopeptide repeat protein 24, with protein sequence MSSSSPEDTPREPESEPEPSTSKQKQRGKRPQQEASVHALTRAGHGALLAGRNHEALSSFQRAFVLASEAPQTRDTPVLRACAFNLGAAYVETGDPARGLELLLRARPEEKAQGRRHGDQCFNVALAYHALGDLPQALAWYHRALGHYQPLGDHGQVQAKMGACYQALGQPELAAHCLQEASRAYAQAGQPQAAALALGAAAGCMLKSGRHGVGAVTRVLEESRRLAERSPEHRLLGHLYNDLGLSYCQLQLFPLAAEAFLRALPLCRGPGEEATVLRNLGTAHSALGNYRQARECHQKAADLHGSGGQRREQGRSFGSLAFVLSQLGDHRAARDNYLHALQAARDTGDTKGQWQACEGLGAAAARLGQHDQALTYYKEALARSQKEPDSVRDRLVAKLEDAMRTHLARAGLVPTHALTLAPGRPQAPGGPGRGRVEVRHR encoded by the exons ATGTCTTCCTCCAGCCCTGAGGATACCCCCCGAGAGCCTGAGTCTGAGCCTGAACCCTCAACCTCCAAGCAGAAACAGAGGGGAAAGCGGCCACAGCAAGAGGCCAGCGTCCACGCCCTCACCAGGGCTGGCCACGGGGCGCTCCTGGCTGGCCGGAACCACGAAGCCCTGAGCAGCTTCCAGAGGGCCTTCGTCCTGGCCTCGGAGGCCCCGCAAACTCGCGACACCCCTGTGCTCCGGGCCTGTGCCTTCAACCTGGGGGCTGCCTACGTGGAGACTGGGGACCCAGCCCGGGGCCTCGAGCTGCTCCTGAGAGCCCGACCTGAGGAGAAGGCGCAGGGCAGGCGTCACGGCGACCAGTGTTTCAACGTGGCTTTGGCCTACCACGCCCTGGGCGACCTGCCTCAAGCTTTGGCCTGGTACCACAGGGCCCTGGGTCACTACCAGCCACTAGGCGACCATGGGCAAGTCCAGGCCAAAATGGGAGCCTGCTACCAGGCTCTGGGACAGCCTGAGCTGGCAGCCCACTGTCTGCAGGAGGCAAGCCGGGCCTACGCCCAAGCAGGGCAGCCCCAGGCTGCGGCCTTGGCCTTGGGGGCTGCGGCGGGGTGTATGCTGAAGAGCGGGCGACATGGGGTGGGCGCGGTGACGCGGGTGCTGGAGGAGAGCCGGAGGCTCGCTGAGAGGAGCCCTGAGCACAGACTGCTGG GGCATCTCTATAACGACCTAGGCCTGAGCTACTGCCAGCTCCAGCTGTTCCCGCTTGCAGCGGAGGCCTTCCTGCGGGCCCTGCCCCTGTGTCGCGGGCCGGGAGAGGAGGCCACAGTGCTGAGAAACCTCGGGACGGCCCACAGTGCCCTCGGCAACTACCGGCAAGCCCGGGAGTGTCACCAGAAGGCTGCTGACCTGCACG GCTCCGGGGGGCAGCGGCGGGAGCAGGGCCGGAGCTTTGGCAGCCTGGCGTTTGTACTGAGCCAGCTGGGGGACCACAGGGCAGCCAGAGACAACTACCTACACGCCCTGCAGGCGGCCCGGGACACTG GGGACACGAAGGGCCAATGGCAGGCCtgcgaggggctgggggctgccgCAGCCAGACTGGGGCAGCACGACCAGGCCTTGACGTACTATAAGGAGGCGCTGGCTCGGAGTCAG AAGGAGCCAGACTCTGTGCGGGACCGGCTGGTGGCCAAGCTGGAGGACGCCATGAGGACCCACCTGGCCCGGGCCGGGCTCGTCCCCACACATGCCCTG ACTTTGGCTCCAgggaggccccaggctccaggagggccgggaaggggcagagtggaaGTGAGGCACaggtga